Proteins encoded within one genomic window of bacterium:
- a CDS encoding HIT family protein, which produces MTDECVFCEILRRGLPASFTHEDDTVVAFMDIQPITQGHMLVVPREHAVLMSDLDETVAMRAFWVARHLASVVRNTLGASGVNLFVADGEVAFQDVPHFHVHVIPRYPNDGFGLTFPDSYSSPPGRPALETIAAAIRGAHS; this is translated from the coding sequence TTGACCGACGAGTGCGTCTTCTGCGAGATCCTGAGGCGGGGGTTGCCGGCCAGCTTCACCCATGAGGACGACACCGTCGTCGCGTTCATGGACATCCAGCCGATCACGCAGGGCCACATGCTGGTCGTGCCGCGTGAACACGCGGTGCTGATGTCCGACCTCGACGAGACGGTGGCGATGCGGGCCTTTTGGGTCGCTCGTCATCTGGCGTCGGTGGTGCGAAACACGCTCGGCGCCAGCGGCGTCAACCTCTTCGTCGCCGATGGGGAGGTCGCCTTCCAGGACGTGCCTCATTTTCACGTCCACGTCATCCCACGCTATCCGAACGACGGCTTCGGCCTCACCTTCCCCGACTCCTACAGCAGCCCGCCCGGCCGCCCCGCGCTGGAGACGATCGCCGCCGCGATTCGCGGCGCGCATTCTTAG
- a CDS encoding MFS transporter: MRLPRPWPVPAEEAAAPLGLAPPDRARRIYMRVIDLDPRQQRTLVWAGLAVVLAAFDGSVLVLALPAVASDFNAQTPALSNLGSVLALGALGALPLATLADHFGRRRLIAIGVAGFSLANFASAFAPSLTALALLRLVAVCFEALVGGVATALIVEEAPPARRGQAVSVLALLAGAGTAITVAGYPMVAPHWRWLFLAGGIGLPAAPAIWFRLPEGRTWQGVRLSGSALRLLMTAPWLRRVAVIAATTALLAVLLEPAGLLFTVYASRALRLSPLAVSVLIAVSGGVGATAFLAGGFLSDRYGRRAPAIALTAATAISASLSFATSAAGFFAGNVLWSAFASAAAPVFGAWSAELFPTRARATAEAVGAVAAAVGSIAGLQAVGLISQSAGLGRAIEIVGVPALAGAFLLFWLPETKQAPLPD; this comes from the coding sequence ATGCGGCTTCCTCGGCCCTGGCCCGTACCTGCTGAAGAAGCTGCGGCTCCTCTAGGCCTGGCGCCGCCGGATCGCGCCCGCCGAATATACATGCGCGTGATCGATCTCGACCCACGGCAGCAGCGGACCCTTGTCTGGGCCGGGCTCGCCGTCGTCCTCGCCGCGTTTGACGGCTCGGTGCTCGTGCTCGCGCTGCCCGCTGTCGCCTCCGACTTCAACGCGCAGACCCCGGCGCTTTCGAACCTGGGCTCGGTGCTGGCCCTGGGGGCGCTCGGGGCGCTCCCGCTGGCGACGCTGGCGGACCATTTCGGGCGGCGCCGCCTGATCGCCATCGGGGTGGCCGGCTTCTCGCTGGCGAATTTCGCCAGCGCGTTCGCGCCCTCGCTGACGGCGCTCGCCCTGCTCCGCCTGGTGGCGGTGTGCTTCGAGGCGCTGGTCGGCGGCGTGGCGACGGCGCTCATCGTCGAAGAGGCGCCGCCGGCGCGACGCGGCCAGGCGGTGAGCGTGCTGGCTCTGCTCGCCGGCGCCGGCACCGCGATCACGGTGGCCGGCTACCCCATGGTGGCGCCGCACTGGCGGTGGCTTTTCCTGGCGGGCGGGATCGGGCTGCCGGCGGCGCCGGCGATCTGGTTCCGCCTGCCCGAGGGACGGACCTGGCAGGGGGTGCGCCTGAGCGGATCCGCGCTGCGCCTGCTCATGACGGCGCCATGGCTCCGGCGGGTGGCGGTCATCGCCGCGACGACCGCCCTGCTGGCCGTGCTGCTGGAGCCGGCGGGGCTCCTCTTCACCGTGTACGCGAGCCGGGCGCTGAGGCTGTCGCCGCTCGCCGTCAGCGTGCTGATCGCCGTCTCCGGCGGGGTGGGCGCGACCGCATTCCTGGCCGGCGGATTCCTGAGCGACCGCTACGGCCGGCGCGCTCCGGCGATCGCGCTGACCGCCGCCACCGCGATCTCCGCCAGCTTGAGCTTCGCCACCTCGGCAGCCGGCTTTTTCGCCGGCAACGTGCTGTGGAGCGCGTTCGCCAGCGCGGCCGCGCCGGTGTTCGGCGCCTGGTCGGCGGAGCTGTTCCCAACCCGGGCGCGAGCCACCGCCGAGGCCGTGGGGGCGGTGGCGGCGGCGGTGGGAAGCATCGCCGGCCTCCAGGCGGTCGGTCTCATCTCGCAGTCCGCCGGTCTTGGACGGGCGATCGAGATCGTCGGCGTGCCGGCGCTCGCCGGCGCCTTTCTGCTCTTCTGGCTGCCGGAGACGAAGCAGGCCCCGCTTCCCGACTGA
- a CDS encoding GNAT family N-acetyltransferase, protein MTRPATLADAAAIARVHVATWRTTYDGQLPDDFLASLSESGYADRWRRVIGEGSNRVYVVEEDGGVVGFASGGRERAGESGFGGELYAIYVLDMAQRRGHGRELVRAVVGGLREMGFEDMIVWVLRDNRPARLFYERLGGEYVRSQPITIGPATVEEVSYGWRRLEYVRY, encoded by the coding sequence ATGACTCGACCGGCCACGCTCGCCGACGCGGCCGCGATCGCGCGGGTTCACGTCGCCACCTGGCGCACGACGTATGACGGCCAGCTGCCCGACGACTTCCTCGCCTCGCTCAGCGAGTCGGGCTACGCCGACAGGTGGAGGCGCGTCATCGGCGAAGGCTCGAACCGCGTGTACGTGGTGGAAGAAGACGGCGGAGTGGTCGGGTTCGCGTCCGGCGGCCGCGAGCGGGCGGGCGAGAGCGGCTTTGGCGGTGAACTGTATGCGATCTACGTCCTCGACATGGCGCAGCGGCGCGGCCACGGCCGGGAGCTCGTGCGTGCGGTCGTCGGAGGCCTGCGCGAGATGGGGTTCGAGGACATGATCGTCTGGGTGCTGCGCGACAACCGGCCGGCCAGGCTCTTCTACGAACGATTGGGCGGCGAATACGTGCGCTCGCAGCCGATCACGATCGGCCCGGCGACCGTGGAGGAGGTGTCGTACGGCTGGCGGCGCCTGGAGTACGTCCGCTACTAG
- a CDS encoding inosose dehydratase, whose product MIAQRIRPLSGLKRSGGRPGHRLALSPACWGVSEVAGWGHQLDAERVLSEVAAVGDGAVTAGPPGFLPDRSDQARPLLKRHRLRMVAGQVHAILHHHDIRGPELAHIDGHARWLAALGADTLILSAIPHRSVEIERGVVLSNAEWAHLLHLIGSVQHVCARHRLQLAVQPRFGSIIQGPSDIERLLVGSEAGLCLDVGHLIMAGADPLEVLELAGGRIRHVHLNDIDRDLAAQVRDHGHDYGEAVGQYLYRPLGEGDAGVGRIVEALRGHGYKGWYTLEQETRLDSADDRPLGRISRSLEYLLPLLS is encoded by the coding sequence TTGATCGCTCAACGAATTCGTCCCCTTTCCGGCCTGAAGAGGTCCGGCGGACGCCCCGGTCATCGGCTCGCCCTGTCGCCCGCGTGCTGGGGCGTGAGCGAAGTGGCCGGCTGGGGTCACCAGCTCGATGCCGAGCGCGTGCTGTCCGAGGTGGCGGCGGTCGGCGACGGTGCGGTGACGGCCGGCCCGCCGGGGTTCCTCCCCGACAGGAGTGATCAGGCGAGGCCGCTGCTGAAGCGCCACCGCCTCCGCATGGTCGCCGGGCAGGTGCACGCGATCCTGCATCACCACGACATCCGCGGCCCGGAGCTGGCGCACATCGACGGCCACGCCCGCTGGCTCGCCGCGCTGGGAGCCGACACGCTGATCCTGTCGGCGATCCCGCACCGGAGTGTGGAAATCGAGCGTGGGGTCGTGCTGTCGAACGCCGAATGGGCCCATCTGCTGCATCTGATCGGGTCGGTGCAGCACGTGTGCGCCCGCCACCGGCTGCAGCTTGCCGTCCAGCCGAGGTTCGGAAGCATCATCCAGGGGCCGTCTGACATCGAGCGCCTGCTGGTCGGATCCGAGGCCGGGCTTTGCCTCGACGTCGGTCATCTGATCATGGCCGGCGCCGATCCGCTGGAGGTGCTGGAGCTGGCGGGCGGCCGCATCCGGCACGTCCACCTCAACGACATCGACCGTGACCTGGCGGCGCAGGTTCGCGACCACGGCCACGACTACGGCGAGGCGGTCGGCCAGTACCTTTACAGGCCGCTCGGCGAGGGCGATGCCGGCGTGGGCCGCATCGTCGAAGCGCTGCGCGGTCACGGGTACAAGGGCTGGTACACCCTGGAGCAGGAAACCAGGCTGGACTCCGCCGACGACCGCCCCCTCGGCCGCATCAGCCGCTCGCTGGAGTACCTGCTGCCGCTCCTGTCCTAG
- a CDS encoding ABC transporter permease, whose translation MPMGPFLEVVDPWINWDWLGTHVPLFLDALQQHIALTLVAVAGGLAISLPLGIAAHRWRALRNPVLTVFGIFYTIPSIALFALLVPYTGLTAVTAEIGLVGYTVLILVRNVVVGLEAVPPEVLDAADGMGYRPLARLIRIELPLALPAVMAGIRIATVTTIGLVTITAVIGLGGLGQLILRGLIENFHTPLVVATVLSIVLALVADLTLAGAQRLVVPWSRGVER comes from the coding sequence ATGCCGATGGGGCCATTCCTGGAGGTCGTCGACCCCTGGATCAACTGGGACTGGCTCGGGACGCACGTCCCGCTGTTCCTGGATGCGCTCCAGCAGCACATCGCTCTCACGCTGGTCGCGGTCGCCGGCGGGCTTGCGATCTCGCTTCCGCTCGGTATCGCCGCCCACCGATGGCGTGCGCTGAGAAACCCGGTGCTGACCGTGTTCGGCATCTTTTACACGATTCCCTCGATCGCGCTGTTCGCCCTGCTCGTCCCCTACACCGGGCTCACCGCGGTCACCGCCGAGATCGGCCTGGTCGGCTACACCGTGCTGATCCTGGTGCGCAACGTGGTCGTCGGCCTGGAGGCCGTCCCGCCGGAGGTCCTCGACGCGGCCGACGGTATGGGCTACCGCCCGCTGGCGCGGCTGATCCGGATCGAGCTGCCTCTCGCGCTGCCCGCGGTCATGGCCGGAATCCGGATCGCCACCGTGACCACGATCGGGCTGGTGACGATCACCGCCGTGATCGGGCTTGGCGGCCTCGGACAGCTCATCCTCCGAGGCCTGATCGAAAACTTCCACACCCCGCTCGTGGTGGCCACGGTGCTCTCGATCGTCCTGGCGCTGGTGGCCGACCTCACGCTGGCCGGCGCCCAGCGGCTGGTCGTGCCTTGGTCGCGCGGAGTCGAGCGATGA
- a CDS encoding NAD(P)/FAD-dependent oxidoreductase, translating into MNRLPQEFDVVCLGGGVAGEAIAGGLQGSGLTLAVIERELVGGECPYWGCVPSKTLLRSGETLTEAGRARNLAASRVEWDLDFPKIAKRVSWMARDLDDTRPAAALEATGARLFRGEGKLVDLRTVEVGGDQIVARRAIVIANGGTASIPPIHGLDTVDYWTSRQAAVPRELPSSLAVLGGGAVGIELGQAFARFGSKVTVIEAAPAFLGLEEPEAGAALRPHLEADGMALTVGDACVGVEKSDSGVVVHLNSGAIVSAQRLLVATGRRANFEAWHGAGLPRTDRGWLKVDPATLEAHAGVFGAGDITGLGGFTHLAYYHGQIVARRLRGENAKADHKAVPRVTYTDPEVASVGLSETAARERGIDVLTATTDPAETARGYIHDFHGGSLKLVADRKRGVLVGATLVTPRAGEIVGELVLAIKQGTPLAALADVIHPFPAFNRVLGASLAELAASATR; encoded by the coding sequence GTGAATCGGTTGCCACAGGAGTTTGACGTCGTGTGCCTGGGCGGTGGGGTCGCCGGCGAGGCGATCGCGGGCGGGCTTCAGGGCAGCGGCCTCACGCTCGCGGTCATCGAGCGCGAACTGGTCGGAGGCGAGTGCCCCTACTGGGGCTGCGTGCCTTCCAAGACGCTGCTGCGCTCTGGCGAAACGCTCACCGAGGCGGGTCGCGCTCGCAACCTCGCCGCTTCGCGCGTGGAATGGGACCTCGACTTCCCCAAGATCGCCAAGCGCGTGTCCTGGATGGCTCGCGACCTCGACGACACCCGTCCTGCCGCCGCCCTGGAAGCAACAGGAGCCAGGCTTTTTCGTGGCGAAGGCAAGCTCGTGGACCTGCGCACGGTCGAGGTCGGCGGCGATCAGATCGTCGCGCGCCGCGCGATCGTGATCGCCAACGGCGGCACCGCATCGATCCCCCCGATTCACGGCCTGGACACGGTCGATTACTGGACCAGCCGCCAGGCAGCTGTCCCACGCGAGCTGCCGAGCTCGCTCGCGGTCCTCGGCGGTGGCGCCGTCGGCATCGAGCTCGGCCAGGCGTTCGCGCGCTTCGGTTCCAAGGTCACCGTCATCGAGGCCGCGCCGGCGTTCCTGGGCCTCGAAGAGCCGGAAGCCGGAGCGGCTCTGCGTCCTCACCTGGAGGCGGACGGCATGGCGCTGACCGTCGGCGATGCCTGCGTGGGGGTCGAAAAGAGCGATTCGGGGGTGGTGGTCCACCTGAATTCAGGCGCGATCGTCTCCGCCCAACGGCTGCTGGTGGCCACCGGTCGCCGTGCCAACTTCGAGGCGTGGCATGGCGCCGGCCTCCCGCGCACCGATCGCGGCTGGCTGAAGGTGGACCCGGCCACGCTGGAGGCTCACGCGGGTGTGTTCGGCGCCGGCGACATCACCGGCCTCGGCGGCTTCACCCACCTCGCGTACTACCACGGCCAGATCGTGGCGCGCCGGTTGCGCGGCGAGAACGCGAAGGCCGACCACAAAGCCGTGCCGCGCGTGACCTACACCGATCCCGAGGTGGCGTCGGTCGGCCTGTCGGAGACGGCGGCTCGCGAGCGGGGCATCGACGTCCTGACGGCCACGACCGATCCGGCCGAGACGGCGCGAGGCTACATCCACGACTTCCACGGGGGCAGCCTGAAGCTGGTGGCCGACCGCAAGCGCGGGGTGCTCGTCGGCGCCACCCTGGTCACGCCGCGGGCGGGAGAGATCGTGGGCGAGCTGGTGCTCGCGATCAAGCAGGGCACGCCGCTGGCGGCGCTGGCCGACGTCATCCACCCGTTTCCCGCCTTCAACCGGGTCCTCGGAGCGAGCCTCGCCGAACTCGCCGCATCCGCGACACGCTGA
- a CDS encoding ABC transporter permease produces the protein MTVLEAVARWLADPAHWAGSDGIPRRLSEHVQLSAESVVIGALIALPIGVALGHYGRFGNLAMNVSNVGRAVPSFGVLVIAFQAFGLGDLPIVLALTALAVPPMLTNSYVALREVDPDIKEAARAMGYRELAQVMRVELPLAIPLIMAGIRTSAVQVVATATLAAIIAGGGFGRYIIDGLAQQDYTKLFAGAVLVGLLALGTEGSLSALERLLVPRGIRLLKAPERATTFKTA, from the coding sequence ATGACAGTGCTGGAGGCGGTCGCCCGGTGGCTCGCCGATCCCGCCCACTGGGCCGGCTCCGACGGCATCCCGCGCCGGCTGAGCGAGCACGTGCAGCTATCGGCCGAGTCGGTGGTCATCGGCGCCTTGATCGCCCTGCCGATCGGCGTCGCCCTCGGCCATTACGGCCGGTTCGGCAACCTGGCGATGAACGTCTCCAACGTCGGCCGGGCGGTGCCCTCCTTCGGCGTGCTTGTGATCGCCTTCCAGGCTTTCGGGTTGGGCGATCTGCCGATCGTCCTGGCGCTCACCGCGCTCGCTGTTCCGCCGATGCTCACCAACAGCTACGTCGCCCTGCGCGAGGTGGATCCCGACATCAAGGAGGCGGCGCGTGCGATGGGTTACCGCGAGCTCGCCCAGGTCATGCGGGTGGAGTTACCGCTGGCGATCCCTCTGATCATGGCCGGGATTCGAACTTCAGCCGTCCAGGTGGTGGCCACGGCCACGCTGGCGGCGATCATCGCCGGCGGCGGCTTCGGGCGCTACATCATCGACGGGCTCGCCCAGCAGGACTACACCAAGCTGTTCGCCGGTGCGGTCTTGGTGGGCCTGCTGGCTCTCGGCACCGAGGGCTCGCTGTCGGCGTTGGAGCGCCTCTTGGTGCCAAGGGGCATTCGACTCCTCAAGGCACCCGAGCGTGCCACCACGTTCAAAACGGCCTAA
- a CDS encoding MFS transporter, with amino-acid sequence MRADDQRRFDPLPKAQRRAPLTGDHALEQHLVEGHVHVRGMGRRRDQIPLQLVHAVHSHASASMSADVHRRTLWTLYTCNLLTAVGVWFFLPLLPIFLGRRGGSAALVGAVFAAGLLANAAMRYPAGWAADRFGTRPVMVVSLAAYALLFLAYLLPLPVPAFVVLRFLHGGAGGAFWPAANGLLAEVTQPGERGRAYGVMQSTNTAGMLVGPAIGGFIALFDLGVVFVVAALACALAAAAIATLPNAHVASRPEAPLPARRIVRSLLPLLLLGAGTSYMIGTFDTIWPLYMTHRGGTTLAVGISFAAFALPATLVSAQAGALGDRFGARRLVVVALIGTAFFAALYPFVTSVPWLIGLGVIEGMFTISGGPSLIAEVSRSAEPGHQGRTQGVYQTVQTAVQIAGALAGGALFAAHPTLAFIAVSAVCLVAVGITLMPRAAPTHPATEAARP; translated from the coding sequence ATGCGAGCCGATGACCAGCGCAGGTTCGATCCACTCCCAAAGGCGCAGCGCCGGGCGCCGCTCACCGGCGATCACGCGCTCGAGCAGCACCTCGTCGAGGGCCATGTGCATGTGCGCGGGATGGGGCGACGAAGGGATCAGATCCCACTCCAGCTCGTGCATGCAGTCCACAGCCACGCCTCTGCCAGTATGTCGGCTGACGTGCATCGACGAACCCTGTGGACGCTTTACACCTGCAACCTGCTGACCGCGGTCGGCGTGTGGTTCTTCTTGCCCCTGCTACCGATTTTTCTCGGCCGCAGGGGGGGTTCGGCCGCGCTCGTCGGCGCGGTGTTCGCCGCCGGTCTTCTTGCCAACGCGGCGATGCGCTACCCGGCGGGCTGGGCGGCCGACCGCTTCGGCACGCGTCCGGTGATGGTGGTGTCGCTGGCCGCGTACGCGCTCCTCTTCCTCGCCTACCTGCTGCCGCTGCCCGTGCCGGCCTTCGTCGTCCTCCGCTTTCTCCACGGTGGGGCGGGCGGCGCGTTCTGGCCCGCCGCCAACGGTCTGCTGGCCGAGGTCACTCAGCCCGGCGAGCGGGGCCGCGCCTATGGCGTCATGCAGTCGACCAACACCGCGGGCATGCTCGTCGGGCCGGCAATCGGAGGGTTCATCGCCCTGTTCGACCTCGGAGTCGTGTTCGTGGTGGCCGCGCTCGCATGCGCTCTGGCGGCAGCCGCCATCGCGACCCTGCCCAACGCCCACGTGGCGTCCAGGCCGGAAGCGCCGCTACCGGCCAGGCGCATCGTCCGGTCGTTGCTCCCTCTGCTGCTTCTGGGCGCCGGGACGTCGTACATGATCGGGACGTTCGACACGATCTGGCCGCTTTACATGACCCACCGCGGCGGCACGACGCTCGCCGTGGGCATATCGTTCGCGGCTTTCGCGCTGCCCGCCACGCTCGTCAGCGCGCAGGCCGGAGCGCTCGGCGATCGGTTCGGAGCCCGCCGGCTGGTCGTCGTCGCCCTGATCGGGACGGCCTTCTTCGCGGCCCTCTACCCGTTCGTGACGTCCGTGCCGTGGCTGATCGGCCTGGGTGTGATCGAGGGCATGTTCACCATCTCGGGCGGGCCCAGCCTCATCGCCGAAGTCAGCCGGTCCGCCGAACCGGGCCACCAGGGCCGCACCCAGGGCGTCTACCAGACTGTGCAGACGGCCGTCCAGATCGCCGGCGCGCTCGCCGGCGGAGCGTTGTTCGCGGCCCACCCCACCTTGGCGTTCATCGCCGTCTCCGCCGTCTGCCTGGTGGCGGTGGGCATCACGCTGATGCCTCGAGCGGCGCCCACTCATCCCGCGACCGAGGCGGCCCGACCCTAG
- a CDS encoding lipoate--protein ligase family protein: protein MHVSRHTGRGVAVDCMHELEWDLIPSSPHPAHMHMALDEVLLERVIAGERRPALRLWEWIEPALVIGSHQSVINEVDAVAARALGFVVTRRMSGGGTMLCEPGRTITYSLYLPESVAAGISFRQSYALLDDWAVRCFVELGVPASYREINDIISPRGKIAGAAQARRRGFILHHTTIAHSMEVELVPRLIRIGRERMAERGIRSAEKPVSPLSWFTSLSCSQVGARLQRRFAGEFHTHEAEASAEELAAADRLVASKYSTPDWVNRLP, encoded by the coding sequence ATGCACGTCAGCCGACATACTGGCAGAGGCGTGGCTGTGGACTGCATGCACGAGCTGGAGTGGGATCTGATCCCTTCGTCGCCCCATCCCGCGCACATGCACATGGCCCTCGACGAGGTGCTGCTCGAGCGCGTGATCGCCGGTGAGCGGCGCCCGGCGCTGCGCCTTTGGGAGTGGATCGAACCTGCGCTGGTCATCGGCTCGCATCAGTCGGTGATCAACGAGGTGGATGCGGTCGCCGCCCGCGCCCTGGGATTCGTGGTCACGCGGCGCATGAGCGGCGGCGGCACGATGCTCTGCGAGCCGGGCCGGACCATCACCTACTCGCTCTACCTGCCGGAATCGGTGGCGGCCGGCATCTCGTTTCGCCAGTCCTACGCGCTGCTCGACGACTGGGCCGTGCGCTGCTTCGTCGAGCTCGGCGTGCCCGCGAGCTATCGCGAGATCAACGACATCATCTCGCCGCGCGGGAAGATCGCGGGCGCGGCGCAGGCGCGCCGGCGTGGCTTCATCCTCCACCACACGACCATCGCCCACTCGATGGAGGTCGAGCTCGTGCCGCGGCTGATCAGGATCGGTCGCGAACGCATGGCGGAGCGCGGCATTCGAAGCGCCGAAAAGCCGGTGTCACCGCTGTCCTGGTTCACGTCGCTGTCATGCTCCCAGGTGGGGGCAAGGCTCCAGCGGCGATTCGCCGGCGAGTTCCATACGCACGAGGCCGAGGCATCGGCCGAGGAGCTGGCGGCGGCCGACCGGCTGGTGGCGTCGAAGTACTCGACGCCGGACTGGGTGAACCGCCTGCCCTAG
- a CDS encoding ATP-binding cassette domain-containing protein has protein sequence MAPSAFDYGKRAVIRLENVSKGFAGGSNAVRDLTLDIPGGQTCVLIGPSGCGKTTTLRMINRLIDPDRGRILIDGEDVQGVDPAQLRLKMGYVIQHTGLFPHMTVGDNVGTVPRLWEWDKPRIKARIEELLQLVGLDPAVYRDRYPHQLSGGQRQRVGFARALGADPPILLMDEPFGAVDRITRERLQHEFISIQRSMRKTVVFVTHDIDEAMLLGDRICLLRMQAQIAQYDTPEAVLTRPASEYVAEFLGRELLVRRMSVVLIDPQTLGHPAAGPVDGEPRVPLTSTLTEAFAAALTSPTEHAAVFDGERYVGTFTATSLLASLRRASAEEGESVATGV, from the coding sequence ATGGCCCCATCGGCATTCGATTACGGTAAACGAGCCGTGATCCGCCTGGAGAACGTGAGCAAGGGGTTCGCCGGGGGCTCCAACGCGGTACGTGACCTGACCCTGGACATCCCCGGCGGCCAGACGTGCGTCCTGATCGGCCCCTCGGGCTGCGGCAAGACGACGACGCTGCGGATGATCAACCGGCTCATCGATCCCGACCGAGGCCGGATCCTGATCGACGGGGAGGACGTCCAGGGGGTGGACCCGGCCCAGCTGCGCCTCAAGATGGGCTACGTCATCCAGCACACCGGGCTCTTCCCGCATATGACGGTGGGCGACAACGTCGGCACCGTGCCGCGTCTGTGGGAGTGGGACAAGCCGCGGATCAAGGCCCGCATCGAGGAGCTCCTCCAGCTGGTCGGGCTCGACCCGGCCGTGTACCGTGACCGATATCCGCATCAGCTGTCAGGAGGCCAACGGCAGCGCGTGGGTTTCGCCCGGGCATTGGGCGCGGACCCGCCGATCCTGCTCATGGACGAGCCCTTCGGCGCCGTGGACCGCATCACGCGCGAGCGCCTGCAGCACGAGTTCATCAGCATCCAGCGCTCGATGCGCAAGACGGTGGTGTTCGTCACGCACGACATCGACGAGGCGATGCTGCTGGGAGATCGCATCTGCCTGCTCAGGATGCAGGCTCAGATCGCCCAGTACGACACGCCTGAAGCGGTGCTGACCCGGCCGGCGAGCGAGTACGTCGCCGAGTTCCTCGGTCGTGAACTGCTGGTACGCCGGATGTCGGTGGTGCTGATCGACCCGCAGACGCTGGGCCACCCGGCGGCCGGCCCGGTGGACGGCGAGCCGCGCGTGCCGCTGACCAGCACCCTCACCGAGGCGTTCGCCGCAGCCCTGACGAGCCCGACCGAGCACGCGGCCGTTTTCGACGGCGAACGCTACGTGGGGACCTTCACGGCCACATCGCTGTTGGCCTCGTTGCGGCGCGCGAGCGCAGAGGAAGGTGAATCGGTTGCCACAGGAGTTTGA
- a CDS encoding CPBP family intramembrane metalloprotease encodes MTFRSPTPKTATRLVSTRIPDSWAWMRPDLLVRLLPLAAACALADQLFHGPAWLGLGLGRPDVQALFAAVAAPLMFAIAVAVQLYLTRRRGALSVPADAGDAWFQAGFYLFNGPIEEAFFRGLLQGGLGSLWGPPLGFVIATTVYVLYHRLGRWAWADTFATALVGVPLGIAFWILPGPPSVLGVSIAHIAATCGFLGPGPYLLKKLRLL; translated from the coding sequence ATGACCTTCCGATCCCCCACGCCAAAGACTGCAACCCGCCTGGTGTCGACTCGTATTCCCGACAGCTGGGCCTGGATGCGCCCCGACCTCCTGGTCCGTCTCCTGCCCCTTGCCGCCGCATGCGCCCTCGCCGATCAGCTGTTCCACGGGCCCGCATGGCTTGGGTTGGGGCTGGGCCGGCCTGATGTTCAAGCGCTGTTTGCCGCCGTCGCGGCGCCGCTGATGTTCGCGATCGCGGTCGCGGTGCAGTTGTATTTGACCCGCCGAAGGGGGGCGCTGAGCGTTCCGGCCGACGCCGGTGACGCCTGGTTCCAGGCCGGCTTCTATCTCTTCAACGGGCCCATCGAGGAAGCCTTCTTCCGCGGACTGCTGCAGGGCGGCCTCGGCAGCCTGTGGGGGCCGCCGCTGGGATTCGTGATCGCCACCACCGTTTACGTCCTCTATCACCGTCTCGGCCGGTGGGCGTGGGCCGACACGTTCGCGACCGCCCTCGTGGGCGTGCCGCTGGGCATCGCCTTTTGGATTCTGCCCGGGCCGCCGTCGGTCCTCGGCGTCTCTATCGCGCACATCGCCGCCACATGCGGCTTCCTCGGCCCTGGCCCGTACCTGCTGAAGAAGCTGCGGCTCCTCTAG
- a CDS encoding ABC transporter substrate-binding protein produces MNLMNRKPGLGRLLAAAALIVTAAAACGGSSAPSNIAKGTVNVAGFNFPESSVLAELYGQALAHDGYTVNYKLLLGTREVLAPALKNGQVDLYAGYVASDLEFYDNKAGEATGDATASTAKLNSHLQSLGLVALQPSGAVDQDAFAVTKDTATKYQLTKLSDLAPVGSQLVLGAGPECPTRPYCLLGLQSTYGIHFKDFKALDTDGPATRAAFKNGSIQVGLVFSSDADLTSLGLVVLADDKHLEAADNVIPIVRQSVATDEVKKVLNNISAKLTTTDLVAMNAKVELEHQDADAVAKAYLQQHNYFS; encoded by the coding sequence ATGAATTTGATGAACCGGAAACCAGGTCTTGGGCGGTTGCTCGCCGCCGCCGCTCTGATCGTGACCGCGGCCGCCGCCTGTGGCGGCAGCAGCGCCCCGAGCAACATTGCCAAAGGGACGGTCAACGTCGCCGGCTTCAACTTCCCGGAGAGCAGCGTCCTGGCCGAGCTCTACGGTCAGGCGCTGGCGCATGACGGCTATACGGTCAACTACAAGCTCCTGTTGGGCACGCGTGAGGTCCTCGCCCCGGCGCTCAAGAACGGCCAGGTGGACCTGTACGCGGGCTATGTCGCCAGCGACCTCGAGTTCTACGACAACAAGGCCGGTGAGGCCACCGGCGATGCGACGGCGTCTACGGCCAAGCTCAACTCGCACCTCCAGTCTCTCGGCCTGGTCGCCCTCCAACCGTCGGGCGCCGTCGACCAGGACGCGTTTGCGGTGACCAAGGACACCGCCACCAAGTACCAGCTGACCAAGCTGTCCGACCTCGCCCCCGTCGGGAGCCAGCTGGTCCTCGGCGCCGGGCCTGAGTGCCCGACCCGGCCCTACTGCCTGCTCGGCCTGCAGAGCACCTATGGCATCCACTTCAAGGACTTCAAGGCTCTGGACACCGACGGCCCGGCGACGCGTGCGGCGTTCAAGAACGGCAGCATCCAGGTCGGCCTGGTCTTCAGCAGCGACGCGGACCTGACGTCCCTCGGCCTTGTCGTGCTCGCGGACGACAAGCATCTCGAGGCCGCCGACAACGTCATCCCCATCGTTCGCCAGAGCGTGGCCACCGACGAGGTGAAGAAGGTGCTCAACAACATCAGCGCCAAGCTGACGACCACGGACCTGGTGGCCATGAACGCGAAGGTCGAGCTCGAGCACCAGGACGCGGACGCCGTCGCCAAGGCCTACCTCCAGCAGCACAACTACTTCAGCTGA